Part of the Gordonia crocea genome is shown below.
GCTACCGCATCGACGCCCTGATCGCCCGCGGCGGGATGAGCGCGGTCTACCTCGGCCGCGACGAGCGGCTGCAGCGGCCGGTGGCGGTCAAGGTGATGGATGCCGCCTATCGCGACGACCCGGTCTTCCTGTCGCGCTTCGAGTTCGAGGCGCGGGCGGTGGCCGGCCTCAAACACCCCGGGCTGATCAACGTCTACGACCAGGGCATCGACGACCCGGTGGTGTTCTTGGTCATGGAACTCGTCGAAGGCGGCAGCCTGCGCGAGTTGCTGCGCGAGCGCGGCCCTATGCCACCGCATGCCGTGGCCGCCGTCCTCGGCCCCGTCCTCGGCGGTCTGGGAACCGCACACACCGCCGGACTGGTCCACCGCGACGTGAAGCCGGAGAACATCCTGATTTCCGATGACGGCGACGTGAAGATCGCCGACTTCGGGCTGGTCCGCGCCGTCGCCGAGGCCGGGATCACCTCCGCGAGCGTGATCCTGGGGACCGCCGCCTACCTCTCGCCGGAGCAGGTGGAATCCACCCGCGCCGATGCACGGTCCGACGTGTACTCCGCGGGCATCGTCATGTTCGAGTTGCTGACCGGGCGCACCCCGTTCCACGGCGACACCCCCCTCGGCCTCGCCTATGCCCGGTTGACCTATGACGTACCCGCGCCCGGCGACGTGGTCGACGGCGTTCCGCCCGAGCTCGACGACATCGTCCTGCGCGCCACCGAGCGCCACCCCGACGACCGTTACCCGGACGGTTTCGCCATGGCGGCCGCGCTGTCCTCGGCCGCGCAACGGCTGTCCCTGCCGCGGTTCACCGTGCCGGCCCCGGCCCGCTCCGCCGAGCGAGCCACGGCGGCCCGTCTGCGCCACGAACAGGCCGCCCGGGCCGCGGCGCCGGCCGGACCGGCGGGCACCGTCGTCTACGACGGGCCCTCGCCGGCCGCTGCCTCCCATGATGTTCCCGACGATGACGGGCGCGGGTTCAGCATCCTCGACCTCGACGAGGAGACCACCGAGGCGGTGGCCGACGACTCGACCCCGGTGGACGCCGGCAGTGCGCTCACGACACTGGTCTGGCTGACCCTGTACTTCGCGCTCACCGCGGCGGTCGCCGGCGGCGGCTACTGGATCGGCGCCCATCTCGTGATGGGCCCCTAGCGCGGGTCTAGCCGCGCAGCATCTCGGCGACGAGGAAGGCCAGCTCCAGCGACTGCTGGGTGTTGAGCCGCGGATCGCAGGCCGTCTCGTAGCGCCCGGCCAGGTCGTCGTCGGAGATCTCCTGCGCACCGCCGAGGCATTCGGTGACGTTCTCACCGGTCAGCTCGATGTGCACCCCACCGGGATGGGTGCCCAACGCCCGGTGCACCTCGAAGAAGCCCTGTACCTCGTCGACGATGCGGTCGAAATGGCGCGTCTTGTAGCCGGTCGAGGCCTCGTGGGTGTTGCCGTGCATCGGATCGCACTCCCACACGACCTTGTGCCCGGTCGCCTCGACGGCCGACACGATCGACGGGAGCACCTCGCGGACCTTCCCGTTGCCCATCCGCGACACCAGCGTCAAGCGGCCCGGCCGGTTGGTCGGATCGAGGCGCTCGACGTACTCGACCGCCTGCTCCGGCGTGGTCGTCGGGCCGATCTTCACGCCGATCGGGTTGCTGATGAGCTCGGCGAAGGCGATGTGGGCGCCGTCAAGCGAGCGGGTCCGCTCCCCGATCCACAGGAAGTGCGCGGACAGGTCGTAGAGCACCCGCTCCTGCCCGCCGTCGGGTGCCTGCGCCAACCGGAGCATCGCCCGCTCGTAGTCGAGCACCAGCGCTTCGTGCGAGGCGAAGATCTCCGCCGACTCCAGGCTGGCATCGCGGACCCCGCAGGCGTCCATGAAGTTGAGGCCGCGGTCGATCTCCGCGGCGAGCGCCTCGTAGCGCGCCCCGGCGGGCGAGGTGCGGACGAACTCGCGGTTCCAGTCGTGCACCTTGTGCAGGCGGGCCTCCGACCCGGTGAGCGCGCGGACCAGGTTCATCGCGGCGGCGGCGTTGGCGTAGGCCCGGACCAGGCGGGACGGGTCGTGGGCGCGAGCGGCCGCATCTGGCGGGAACCCGTTGACCATGTCGCCGCGGTAGGACGGCAGACCGAGGGCGTCGGTGTCCGACGAGCGCGGCTTGGCGTACTGGCCCGCGATGCGGGCGACCTTGACCACTGGCATGCTGGCGCCGTAGGTCAACACGACGGCCATCTGCAGCAGGGTGCGGATGTTGCCCTTGATGTGCGGCTCGGTGTTGTCGGCGAATGTCTCGGCACAGTCGCCGCCCTGGAGCAAGAACGCCTCACCGAGCGCCACCTGGGCCAGTCGGTCCGACAGCGTCTCGACCTCGGCAGGCATGCAGATCGGCGGCACGCTCTCGAGCACGGTGCGCATACGGGCCGCCTCGTCGGCCGGCCAACTCGGCTGCTGCAGCGCCGGACGCGCCATCGCGTCTTCGAACCGCTGCTGCAGGTCACCCGGCAGCGCCGGTAACTCGGGCAGCTCGTCGATCGGCACGTCCACAGTCCAGTTCACCACGGGACCAGC
Proteins encoded:
- a CDS encoding protein kinase domain-containing protein: MRPGPDPAAAATRDPLLGSLVDRRYRIDALIARGGMSAVYLGRDERLQRPVAVKVMDAAYRDDPVFLSRFEFEARAVAGLKHPGLINVYDQGIDDPVVFLVMELVEGGSLRELLRERGPMPPHAVAAVLGPVLGGLGTAHTAGLVHRDVKPENILISDDGDVKIADFGLVRAVAEAGITSASVILGTAAYLSPEQVESTRADARSDVYSAGIVMFELLTGRTPFHGDTPLGLAYARLTYDVPAPGDVVDGVPPELDDIVLRATERHPDDRYPDGFAMAAALSSAAQRLSLPRFTVPAPARSAERATAARLRHEQAARAAAPAGPAGTVVYDGPSPAAASHDVPDDDGRGFSILDLDEETTEAVADDSTPVDAGSALTTLVWLTLYFALTAAVAGGGYWIGAHLVMGP
- a CDS encoding class II 3-deoxy-7-phosphoheptulonate synthase, with the protein product MVNWTVDVPIDELPELPALPGDLQQRFEDAMARPALQQPSWPADEAARMRTVLESVPPICMPAEVETLSDRLAQVALGEAFLLQGGDCAETFADNTEPHIKGNIRTLLQMAVVLTYGASMPVVKVARIAGQYAKPRSSDTDALGLPSYRGDMVNGFPPDAAARAHDPSRLVRAYANAAAAMNLVRALTGSEARLHKVHDWNREFVRTSPAGARYEALAAEIDRGLNFMDACGVRDASLESAEIFASHEALVLDYERAMLRLAQAPDGGQERVLYDLSAHFLWIGERTRSLDGAHIAFAELISNPIGVKIGPTTTPEQAVEYVERLDPTNRPGRLTLVSRMGNGKVREVLPSIVSAVEATGHKVVWECDPMHGNTHEASTGYKTRHFDRIVDEVQGFFEVHRALGTHPGGVHIELTGENVTECLGGAQEISDDDLAGRYETACDPRLNTQQSLELAFLVAEMLRG